The DNA window GGTGGTGCCGCCAGCAGTCTCGGTGAAGATACCTTCGGTTTCGGCCAGTAGCTTCATGCCTTCAATGACCTCGGCATCGGTTACTGACTCAATGTTGCCGTTGGTTTTACGAGCTATATCGAGAGCATAGATACCGTCGGCGGGGTTTCCAATGGCAATAGACTTGGCAATCGTATTGGGTTTGACTGGAGTCACAAAATCGCGGCCTTCTTTAAAGGCTTGGGCAATAGGAGAGCATCCCTCGGCCTGGGCACCGCTAAAGCGTACAGGCTTATCGTCGACGAGGCCGACCTTAACAAATTCTTGGAAGCCTTTGTAGATCTTGGTAAATAGTGACCCCGATGCCAACGGCGCCACGATGTGGTCTGGTAAGCGCCAGCCTAGCTGTTCAGCTACTTCGTAGCCCAGGGTTTTAGACCCTTCGGAGTAGTAGGGGCGCAGGTTGATGTTGACGAACCCCCAACCTTGAGTGTTGGCTACCTCAGAGCACAGACGGTTGACCTGGTCATAGTTGCCCTGCACAGCCATTACTGTAGGGTTATAGATTAGGGTGCCAAGTACTTTGCCGGCTTCTAGGTCAGCTGGAATGAATACGCAGCAGTCAAGGCCAGCATGGGCTGCGATCGCCGCCGTAGAGTTGGCCAAGTTACCTGTACTGGCACAAGACACTGTAGTAAACCCTAACTCTCTCGCTCGGGTTAGCGCCACCGACACCACCCGATCCTTAAAGCTCAAGGTGGGCATGTTGACAGCGTCATTCTTTATATAGAGTTCTTTTAGCCCTAGCTGCCGCGCCAGTCGGTTGGCGCGCACTAGGGGTGTCATGCCGGTTCCCACATCAATTGGGTTGTCGGTGCTGACGGGTAGAAAGTCTTTGTAGCGCCAAATTGACAGCGGCCCGGCTTGAATGCTGCTGCGGGTGACCCGCCTGCGAATTTCGTCGTAGTCGTAGGCTACCTCTAATGGGCCAAAGCACACATCTTCGCATACATGCTTGGCGCCTAGGTCGTAGGTCTCACCACATTCTCGGCATTTCAATGCTGAAAATGTGGGCTTGGTGGCGATCGCTTGTTCGATAGACTGCGTCATGGCGTTTTCTCTGAGATTTTCTGAGGAGCAGTTGTTAACTTCGCTAAGTTATCCAGAACGTAACACTGGAGACAATACTTGGTCAAATATACCCGACTTTTTTGGTCGGATATAGCTGAGCTTTCTTCTGCCAGTGTTTTGCGCTAGTGAGACCTACTTCTTAGTTAAGAGCGACGGTCCGAGTTGTTTTGAGTTTGCTGTCGCTCTCAGCCTCATCTGCGGCTTTTTTTATCCCTGAATGACTACTTTGGAACCCCTGAAATGGGCTCAAGATTAGCTTCGGGAGCAATAAAGTAACTTGCTATACAAACGCTTGCCTTACAGTTGAGGTTAAGTGATCTAAAGTCATGGAACGTTTGCATTGGTTAGCGTGCCAGACCAATCAGACTGCTTTATGCTTTATGCCCAAGGTGATCTGTGCTGTGGGTCTAGCTGTCATAGCGACGGCAAACCAGTAAATTCAGTGCAGATGCTCTCTGTGATGCTCTTAGCAGAACGTTATGGTAGTGACCCAAGATAAGCCCCTTGCTAATGTTTTTCGTCAGCTATCTGGAGGAGCGTTTCCCCCTGTAGTCGAATCCTACGAGCGGGGGAAAACAATCTTTTTCCCTGGAGACCCGGCCGAACGGGTGTACTTCTTGTTAAAAGGGGCAGTGAAGCTGTCGCGAGTGTACGAGGCTGGAGAAGAAATCACAGTTGCCCTGCTGCGCGAAAACAGTGTGTTTGGGGTCTTGTCGCTAATTACGGGCAACCGTTCTGATCGCTTTTATCACTCCGTGGCCTTTACTCCGGTAGAGCTATTGTCTGTTCCAATTGAGCAGGTTGAGCAGGCGCTGGAGGAAAATCCTGAACTGGCCTTGCTGATGTTGAGGGGGTTATCCTCTCGCATCTTGCAAACCGAGATGATGATTGAAACCTTAGCTCATCGAGACATGGGCTCGCGGCTGGTAAGTTTCTTACTCATTCTCTGTCGCGATTTTGGGGTGCCTAGCCAGGATGGCATCACTATTGATCTGAAACTGTCTCATCAGGCCATTGCTGAGGCCATCGGCTCCACTCGGGTGACTGTGACTCGCCTGCTGGGAGATTTGCGCCAGGAAGGTATGATCTCCATCTACAAAAAGAAGATTACTGTGCATGATCCGGTCAATCTGAGTCAGCAGTTTACTTAGTTTAGGTTTGGCTAGGTGGGGTGGTTTTGGTAGCCAAACCAGCAATCGACAATATTGGGGCGTACGAGGCTTCAACCCATGCAGTAGAGTAAGTGCAAACTCCCCTGTGGCTGGTGCATGGTTTCTGGTTACGTACTGATTTTGGCGGTCTTAATTTTGGGGGGCTTTATTGCTACCCTCGGCGATCGCGTCGGCACGCGGGTGGGCAAAGCACGTCTAAGCTTGTTCAATCTACGCCCCCGGCAAACGGCTACCTTAGTCAGCATTGCCACGGGTAGCGTCATTTCAGCCTCTACACTGGCCCTGCTATTTGGAGTGAGCAGTCAGCTGCGCACTGGGGTGTTCGAGTTGAGTAAAATTCAGGCTGATTTAGCCAACGCCGAGGCTGATTTGGCCCAGGCTCAATCTACCCAAGAGAGCGTAGAGACCGATCTGGAGTCGGCGACTAACGAACGGCAGCGGGCGCTAGCTCGATTACAAGAAATTAACCAATCGCTCAACCAGGCGGTGGTTCAGCAGGAAGCGACTGAGGGTGAACTACGCCAAACTCTAGGCCAGCTAGATGCCGTATCACAGCAGGCTGCCGCGCTGCGCCAATCGACGGACGCTCTGCGGGTTCAGCGTGATAACCTGCTGGCGCAGCAAGCCACTATTGGCAAACAGATTGCCGACCGCGATCGGGCAATTGCCAACTTAGATGAGGAGATTGCCAGTCGCGATCGGGCGATCGCCCAGCGAGAGCAGCGGCTGGCTAGCCTAGAGGGCGAGCAAGACTTTTTAGAGCAGCAGGTAGCCGTTCTGCAAACGCAGTATCAAGGGTTGTTTCGGGGCAATATTGCCCTCAACCGCAACCAAGAGATTCTAGTCGGTCAAGGTCGTGCCGAAAATCGAGAGCAGGCAGAAGAGTTTGTCACAGGCTTTTTACTTGAGGCCAACCGCTTGGTGTCTCGAGCTATTGCCCCCGGGGCTTTGATCGACCAGCAAATTTTGCTGATTGGTAATCGCGAGGTCGAGGCGTTGATTGAGCGTCTGTCCACGGGTGAAGATTACGTAGTGCGCCTGCTGTCTGCGGCTAACTATGTAACGGGCGAGCCCTGCGTGGTGCAGCAGGGTGAACCCTGTGTGCAGGTCTTTATCGATGCCACCCCTAATCAACAGGTTTATGCCCTGGGCGAGCGATTGGCAACGGTTACGCTAGATCCCCCTCCTTTGGGCGATCGCCAGCTAGTTGAGCGACTCAACCTTCTGTTGGCAGCCGCCCAATTTCGGGCCCGACAGGACGGCGTTGTCAGCGACACGCTACAAGTAGCCGATAACCGGCCTGAAACGGTGCTCAACTTCTTAGAGACTGTTCAGCAATCGGGGCAGGCTGTCGATCTTCAGGCTATTGCTGCCACTGATATTTTCACGGTAGGGCCGGTTCAAATTCATCTAGCAGCAGTGCGCGACGGGCGCATTCTGTTTCAAACGAGTGAATTCAATAATCCTTTGGACGATAGCACTGACTTACTAAGCGAATAGCTTGGAGCACTTTCTCTCAAGAAAATTAAGTAAAAAGGATCCAGGTCGAATTAACTTTGGTGGCGAATATTTAATAATGTCTAAAAAAATTTGCAGATAGTTACCATCTGCCCCTACTTCGATACTGTGGGGATCACCTGTGCTTAGAATTAACCTACAAATCTGTCGGCTGCTAATAGGTTGCTTTTAACTCTGGCTTGTCTCAAGGCAGGCAAACTTTAAATACACCTGGAGCGATCCCATGAAATTTGAGGATATTTATCAGTTCTTCGAGGATCCACCGCCAATTTACCTGAACAAAGAGCTTGCCGTTTGCTACGTGTTGTCGGTATTGCTCCAGCAAGATTCCTACGGCACCGAATTGATCCAGCGGTTAACCCATCAGTATCCCCACTATCGTCTATCAGATACGGTGCTTTACGGAGCACTTAAGTTTTTGGAAGACGAAAATGCTATTGACGGCTACTGGAAAAAGGTAGAAGGCCGGGGTCGTCCTCGCCGCATGTATCGTCTTAACCCTGACTGGCGGCTTCAGGCCGAGGAACTGGCCGAATTTTGGAAAACCTATATGGGCGATCCAATTAGGCCAGCTTGCGCTCAAAGCCCAGCCTACTCTGCTCCGCATCGATGAATCAGGGGTGCAGGGCCTACCTGAATGCTGCAACATTCCGTACCCTAGAGGAGTAGCTTTGCATGGTCCGGCGTGACTGACACCGTTCTCTATTCGACTCTGTTCCTAACCCTGCTAATGATAGTGGGGTTAGTTTTTTTTATTCGGGCTTCTACCAAAGACCGGATCGAAACCCTGACGCTAACGCGCCCTGTTGATCCCATAACGTTACTGCAGAACCTGACGACCTACTTTGAGTCACGGGCCTATGCCATTATCGCGGCTGAAGAAGAGGCTCAACGCATCACCCTGCGGGGAAGAGTACGTCCGAGCGTGTTTTTGGCTGGATTCTTAACTCTGCTTGCCGCCGTGGGGACTCTTTGTTTTGCTTTGGTACTCGCCAATCTATGGCCAGCCTACAGCGCCATCTTTTTGGGTCTGCTAGCACTGAGCCCGCTAGCAGGCTGGTTCTATTGGCGTGGCGCTGCTCGCGATGAGGAGATTTGCCTAGAAATTCGGCCCAATGCTGCGGACAGCGGCTCGTTGGAAAGTGCGCTTGCTAAGGTTACTGTTACAGCTCATCGCGATGAACTGATTGCCCTTGAGCAAGGCTTTGACCGCTAAAGCAAAAAAAAGCTAGCCCAAGGGCTAGCTTTTTGCATGTGAAAAGTAGTTCTGACGGTGACACCGGTAAAGCAGATATCTGCTATCAGAATACTTACCCTAGTGAGTCAAGGTCTCTAAAACTGAGGCGTTCTCTTCTTCTTCTTCTTCACCTTCTTCACCGAGCAGCACCCGCAGACTGGGGAAAAGAAAATGATTCTCTTCTACATACTGGGCACCAAATAGACCCTTCTCGGCCCAAAAGTACCGGTCAGTGGTATGCTCGTTCCGCTTAACCAGCAGCAGGGCTGGGGGGGCAATGCCCTCGGAATGGATAAAATTCCGAGCTGCGGTTACGGGTTTTTCGTTGCCGCTCTCAATACTATACTGAGGAACAGCTTCTAAAATGCGACGGCCTTCTAAGCGACGACGACTCTTACGCTTGCGTCTCCTTGCCAAGTTGCCTACCTCCCTCTCATTGGATATTTGGATGTAGTTTCGGTTACAAAATTTGTTAACCAGGCCAAGTATATAGGCTCAAAATAAGAATTTCAACTTCTCTTAAAAATCGGCCTAAAACCTCCGAACACCAAGCGCTATAAAGGATACAAGGGTGTCTAAGGAGATCAGAGCTGAACAGAATTGTTAAAAAATTGACAAAACTTTAATTTTTCTTCCGTCAAACTCTTATGTTGTGCCGCCATGATTGGCTCTCCCAGCTCTGAATTCACCACATTGTGTCAGTCCCAGGTACTCCTGCTGACCCAGTCGTTGGGGGCTGCTTCCACAGTGGTGTATTTGGTCGAAGCCACCGTTGAGACAATAAATCCCACTTTGATACCGCTGGTGGCTTATCCAGAAACCGCCAACCTGTGGCACGACTTGCGGGAGGGGCTAGCGGCAGTATTCAACACAGCTGAAGAAGTTGATGGCAGCAAGCAATCCCCAATCGTTCAACCAGAACAGTGGCTTCAGCAACCCATTGATTCAGAGCGAGATTCAGCTGGGCTACCATCCACAGCCAGTGTTTCTTCGGAGAAGGGTTTGCTCTCGATGCCGTTTGGAATAGAACCGGCAACCCAGCTACAGGGAGTGGGGACTGATCTAACCACGTATCCTCTGGTTTTGCCGTTGGCCCATGATGGAGTGGTGCTGGGCATGATCGTCAGTACTCGCGAAGCACTGCCGTGGACAGCGGACGATTATCGACGGGCTGAGCAGGTCGCCAGCACGTTGGCGATCGCCTACGTGCTGGACCAGCGTAGCCAATGGCTTCAGCGTCAGCTCAACCAACGTCAGCTAATCCAAGCCGATCAGTCCGAAACCTTTCACGATCTGCTGCATCAGTTTCGCAATCCGCTCACAGCTTTACAGACCTTTGGCAAATTGATGGTCAAACGGTTACCCCCTGAGGATACCAATCGGCCGATTGCTGAAGGCATTGTGCGGGAGAGCCGGCGATTGCAGGATTTGGCCCAGCATTTTGATACCGCTGTTGCCGAAGGGGATGAAACCTTGGCGCAGGCTACTACCCCACCAGCGGGTAGGTTGCTGCTACCAAGCTCACCCAGTGAATGGAGCGATCGCCCTAGTATTGTTATCGACAGCAACGAAGACACCTTAAACAGCAGGTTGGCAACGACTCAAAGTCAGCCCCTTGAAGACTTGGTTTCAGCAACAGGGCATGGGCTGGGACGATCGCTAAGGGTGCAGCCTGGTGCGATTGCTGAGATTGCCCTTCCACTGGTGCAGTCCATTGCACCCCTGGCTCATGAGCGGGGACTGCACCTGGTGCACCACATTCCTACCCCTTTACCCATGGTTTGGCTTGATGCTGCTGCTCTAGGAGAAGTGCTCCACAACCTGCTCGACAATGCCCTAAAGTATTCACCTGCTGGGTCTCTAGTCTGGATTACCGCAGGGCTAGTGCAGCGGATTGGCAGGCAGATGTTCCAGGGAATTGCCGTAGGCGATACCGGTGCAGGCATTCCCCCTAGTGACCAGCCCCAGTTATTTACCCGTCACTTTCGCGGTGTGCGAGCCCAGGGCGACATTCCGGGTACGGGACTAGGTCTCGCCATTGTGCAAGACCTAGTGCAGGGCATGGGGGGGCGGATCGATCTAGTTAGCCCTGTTCAAGGCACGTCATGGCTGCCGCCAGAGGCTGTAGCTTATCCCCAAAATCCCGGCGTTGTGTTTGTGGTTTGGCTAAAAGCCTTAGATAGCGAGGTGTAGACCCAACGAGATTGATGGGCTAAGGTGCTACCGTTGTGCTTCCCACTACGGAATGCCGCATCCATAGGAGAATGGGTTCAGTCTGTTCATTAGGTTCAGCAATCCATCGTCTTCGGTGTTACCCATGGCAACCACCCTATCCCCCAATTCCTCAGCTCGGCTGGCGCCGCCAGCCTCTCTATCCCCCCTAATGGTACCCGAACGGTTGTTGTTAGGACCGGGGCCTAGCAACGCTGACCCCCGTGTCATTGCCGCTATGAATCAGCAGCCCATTGGCCATCTAGACGCTGCTTACCTAGCGATGATGGATGAAGTTCAAGAGCTGCTGCGCTATACCTGGCAGACCACTAATCTCCTCACCTATGCCGTGGCCGGTACCGGGTCTGCAGCGATGGAAGCAACGATCGCAAATGCTATTGAACCGGGCGATCGCGTCTTAGTTGCTGTCAAAGGCTATTTTGGCTACCGCTTAGTCGATATGGCCCAGCGCTATGGAGCCGATGTTGTCACCATTCACCGGCCTTGGGGTGAAGCTTTTACCCTAGAGGAACTTACCGCCGCATTAAAGGAACATCGGCCTGCGGTGTTGGCGATCGTCCACGCCGAGACGTCCACCGGAGTCCGCCAACCCCTCGAAGGATTAGGGTCAGCCTGCGCCGACCATGACTGTTTGCTGCTGGTTGATACTGTCACCAGCCTAGGCGGTGTGCCAATTTTTCTCGACGAATGGCAGGTTGATCTG is part of the Leptolyngbya subtilissima AS-A7 genome and encodes:
- a CDS encoding DUF3084 domain-containing protein, which encodes MVSGYVLILAVLILGGFIATLGDRVGTRVGKARLSLFNLRPRQTATLVSIATGSVISASTLALLFGVSSQLRTGVFELSKIQADLANAEADLAQAQSTQESVETDLESATNERQRALARLQEINQSLNQAVVQQEATEGELRQTLGQLDAVSQQAAALRQSTDALRVQRDNLLAQQATIGKQIADRDRAIANLDEEIASRDRAIAQREQRLASLEGEQDFLEQQVAVLQTQYQGLFRGNIALNRNQEILVGQGRAENREQAEEFVTGFLLEANRLVSRAIAPGALIDQQILLIGNREVEALIERLSTGEDYVVRLLSAANYVTGEPCVVQQGEPCVQVFIDATPNQQVYALGERLATVTLDPPPLGDRQLVERLNLLLAAAQFRARQDGVVSDTLQVADNRPETVLNFLETVQQSGQAVDLQAIAATDIFTVGPVQIHLAAVRDGRILFQTSEFNNPLDDSTDLLSE
- the ntcA gene encoding global nitrogen regulator NtcA, which produces MVVTQDKPLANVFRQLSGGAFPPVVESYERGKTIFFPGDPAERVYFLLKGAVKLSRVYEAGEEITVALLRENSVFGVLSLITGNRSDRFYHSVAFTPVELLSVPIEQVEQALEENPELALLMLRGLSSRILQTEMMIETLAHRDMGSRLVSFLLILCRDFGVPSQDGITIDLKLSHQAIAEAIGSTRVTVTRLLGDLRQEGMISIYKKKITVHDPVNLSQQFT
- a CDS encoding cofactor assembly of complex C subunit B, with the protein product MTDTVLYSTLFLTLLMIVGLVFFIRASTKDRIETLTLTRPVDPITLLQNLTTYFESRAYAIIAAEEEAQRITLRGRVRPSVFLAGFLTLLAAVGTLCFALVLANLWPAYSAIFLGLLALSPLAGWFYWRGAARDEEICLEIRPNAADSGSLESALAKVTVTAHRDELIALEQGFDR
- a CDS encoding pyridoxal-phosphate-dependent aminotransferase family protein, coding for MATTLSPNSSARLAPPASLSPLMVPERLLLGPGPSNADPRVIAAMNQQPIGHLDAAYLAMMDEVQELLRYTWQTTNLLTYAVAGTGSAAMEATIANAIEPGDRVLVAVKGYFGYRLVDMAQRYGADVVTIHRPWGEAFTLEELTAALKEHRPAVLAIVHAETSTGVRQPLEGLGSACADHDCLLLVDTVTSLGGVPIFLDEWQVDLAYSCSQKGLSCAPGISPFTMSPRAVAKLERRRQPVANWYLDAALLRKYWGPERVYHHTAPVNLTYALREALRLLTEEGLEARWQRHQQTATYFWQGLADLGLTCHVEESLRLPTLTTVRVPDGVDAKAVGRQLMTDYNIEVGGGLGELGGKVWRIGLMGHNSQQKNVDTLLHALGTVLRQSA
- a CDS encoding PadR family transcriptional regulator; its protein translation is MKFEDIYQFFEDPPPIYLNKELAVCYVLSVLLQQDSYGTELIQRLTHQYPHYRLSDTVLYGALKFLEDENAIDGYWKKVEGRGRPRRMYRLNPDWRLQAEELAEFWKTYMGDPIRPACAQSPAYSAPHR
- a CDS encoding sensor histidine kinase, which codes for MIGSPSSEFTTLCQSQVLLLTQSLGAASTVVYLVEATVETINPTLIPLVAYPETANLWHDLREGLAAVFNTAEEVDGSKQSPIVQPEQWLQQPIDSERDSAGLPSTASVSSEKGLLSMPFGIEPATQLQGVGTDLTTYPLVLPLAHDGVVLGMIVSTREALPWTADDYRRAEQVASTLAIAYVLDQRSQWLQRQLNQRQLIQADQSETFHDLLHQFRNPLTALQTFGKLMVKRLPPEDTNRPIAEGIVRESRRLQDLAQHFDTAVAEGDETLAQATTPPAGRLLLPSSPSEWSDRPSIVIDSNEDTLNSRLATTQSQPLEDLVSATGHGLGRSLRVQPGAIAEIALPLVQSIAPLAHERGLHLVHHIPTPLPMVWLDAAALGEVLHNLLDNALKYSPAGSLVWITAGLVQRIGRQMFQGIAVGDTGAGIPPSDQPQLFTRHFRGVRAQGDIPGTGLGLAIVQDLVQGMGGRIDLVSPVQGTSWLPPEAVAYPQNPGVVFVVWLKALDSEV
- a CDS encoding DUF3155 domain-containing protein, translating into MARRRKRKSRRRLEGRRILEAVPQYSIESGNEKPVTAARNFIHSEGIAPPALLLVKRNEHTTDRYFWAEKGLFGAQYVEENHFLFPSLRVLLGEEGEEEEEENASVLETLTH
- the thrC gene encoding threonine synthase, which gives rise to MTQSIEQAIATKPTFSALKCRECGETYDLGAKHVCEDVCFGPLEVAYDYDEIRRRVTRSSIQAGPLSIWRYKDFLPVSTDNPIDVGTGMTPLVRANRLARQLGLKELYIKNDAVNMPTLSFKDRVVSVALTRARELGFTTVSCASTGNLANSTAAIAAHAGLDCCVFIPADLEAGKVLGTLIYNPTVMAVQGNYDQVNRLCSEVANTQGWGFVNINLRPYYSEGSKTLGYEVAEQLGWRLPDHIVAPLASGSLFTKIYKGFQEFVKVGLVDDKPVRFSGAQAEGCSPIAQAFKEGRDFVTPVKPNTIAKSIAIGNPADGIYALDIARKTNGNIESVTDAEVIEGMKLLAETEGIFTETAGGTTIAVLKKLVEAGKINPDESTVVYITGNGLKTQEAVQGYIGEPFTIEPKLDSFERALERSRTLDRLEWQQVLV